ATCAAAATTTGATAGTTTAACGAAGCAAATTACTGCAATAAAAGCTGTGAACGAAAAATTTAGTTCTGATGCCATTGTTGATGGAAAAAAGGTGAGTGCATCAGTCAAATCAGATGCTAACTTTGATGACATAAAGAGTGCAACACTTAATACTGGTAACGCTAGTCTAGACAGTTTGTTGCAACAAGTAGTCAGTGATGGTAAAAAACAATTAGAAGCTACCAAGTCTTCTTCAAAAGCAGAAGCTTCTAAAGCATCATCTGAAAAAGCAAAAGCTGAACAAGAAGCAGCTGCAAAAGCGAGTCAAGAACAATCTCAAGCACAAGCAAGTACTGGAATTACAAATTACGATGCCTCTATATTACAACGTCAACGTTCAAGAGTTCCATATAACGAATCTCTTGTAGCTGATAAATCAAATTCCGCGTGGACATTTAATTCTGGAGTTCTTGAAAAAATCATAGCAACTGCACAATCTAGAGGTTATATTTCAGGTTATAATTTTATTTTAGAACCTGTTAACATTATTAATGGGAATGGTTACTATAACATGTATAAACCAGATGGAACTTATCTATTCTCAATCAATGATAAGACAGGCTATTTTGTTGGTAATGCAAAAGGCCATTCTGATAAATTAGATTATTAAAAAAAGAGAACGATTGTTCTCTTTTTTATACAAGATGACGCTCAAACGGATCATCTGAAATACCTTTGGAAAGAATCAGATTAGCCCATTCTTTAGCTGAAAACAAACTATGATCTTTATAATTACCACATGATTCAATTGTAGTTCCAGGAACGTCTTCCCAAGTAATGGTAGAAGCAATTTCTTCAAGACTCGATTTGATAACCTTGGCTATTTCGTTAGTTGTATGTTGTCCCCACATGATAAGATGAAATCCTGTACGACAACCAAATGGAGAGCAGTCTATCATTCCATCAATTCGCTGTCTGATAAGTTTAGCAAGTAGATGCTCAATTGTATGTAAGCCAGCAGTTTCTATGGCATTTTCATTTGGTTGTACCAATCTAATGTCAAAATTAGAAATGATATCACCTTTTGGCCCATTGTCTTCAGAAATCAGACGAACATAAGGTGCTTTTACAGCAGTATGATCAAGTTCAAAACTTTCTACAATAACTTCTTTTGTCATTATTCTTCTCCTTTACAATCATTACTTACATCATACCACAAATTAAGAAAATGTATTTGCTTTGAACGAATAAATTAAATTGTGAAAACGGATCATTTATGATAAACTTATAGGTAGCTTTCGTATTGAAAACTAAATATTAGATTGAGGTAAAAACATGGTAAATGTAATCATTTTGATTGTTTGTGCCCTCATTGGTTTGATAATAGGTTATGCCCTTATTTCAATGAAATTAAAATCATCGAAAGAGGCAGCAGAACTGACTCTTTTAAATGCAGAACAAGATGCTGTAAATATGCGAGGTCAAGCAGAGCAAGATGCTAATGTCATTCGTCAATCAGCTGAAAGAGAAAGTAAAGCTCATAAAAAGGAATTACTTTTAGAAGCAAAAGAAGAGTCAAGGAGATATCGCGAAGAGATTGAGAAAGAGTTTAAATCAGAAAGACAAGAATTAAAACAAATGGAAGCCCGTCTATCTGAACGTGCGAATTCTCTTGATCGTAAAGATGAAAATCTATCAAGTAAAGAAAAAACACTTGATAGTAAAGAACAAAGTCTTTTCGATAGATCTAAACATATTGATGAGCGTTTAGTACAAATTGAACAATTAGAGGAACAAAAAAAAGAAGACCTACAAAAAGTTGCTGCTATGACTATTGCAGAAGCAAGAGAAGTTATTTTGATGGAAACTGAAAATAAATTAACTCATGAAATTGCAACTAGAATTAGAGAAGCAGAGCAAGACATTAAAGATCGTAAAGATAAAATTGCTAAAAATCTACTATCACAGGCGATGCAAAGAATGGCAGGAGAATATGTCACTGAGCAAACCATTACAACAGTTCATTTACCTGATGATAGCATGAAAGGTCGTATTATCGGGCGTGAAGGACGCAATATCAGAACTCTAGAGAGTCTAACTGGTATTGACGTTATCATTGATGATACACCTGAGGTAGTCGTTTTATCAGGGTTTGATCCAATTAGACGAGAAATTGCGAGAATGACTTTGGAAGCTTTGATAGCTGACGGACGTATTCATCCAGCAAGAATCGAAGAATTAGTCGAAAAAAATCGTCTTGAAATGGACAACCGAATCCGTGAATATGGTGAAGCTGCAGCATATGAAATTGGTGCTCCAAATCTCCATCCAGACCTTATTAAAATAATGGGACGCTTACAATTTAGAACTTCATACGGTCAAAACGTCCTTAGACATTCTGTTGAAGTTGGTAAACTGGCCGGAATATTAGCTGGAGAGCTAGGGGAAAATGTTGACTTAGCGAGAAGAGCTGGTTTCCTTCATGATATAGGTAAAGCCATAGATAGAGAAGTTGATGGTAGCCATGTCGAGATTGGGACAGAATTTGCTAAGAAATACAAGG
This Streptococcus urinalis 2285-97 DNA region includes the following protein-coding sequences:
- a CDS encoding S-ribosylhomocysteine lyase, with product MTKEVIVESFELDHTAVKAPYVRLISEDNGPKGDIISNFDIRLVQPNENAIETAGLHTIEHLLAKLIRQRIDGMIDCSPFGCRTGFHLIMWGQHTTNEIAKVIKSSLEEIASTITWEDVPGTTIESCGNYKDHSLFSAKEWANLILSKGISDDPFERHLV
- a CDS encoding ribonuclease Y, with translation MVNVIILIVCALIGLIIGYALISMKLKSSKEAAELTLLNAEQDAVNMRGQAEQDANVIRQSAERESKAHKKELLLEAKEESRRYREEIEKEFKSERQELKQMEARLSERANSLDRKDENLSSKEKTLDSKEQSLFDRSKHIDERLVQIEQLEEQKKEDLQKVAAMTIAEAREVILMETENKLTHEIATRIREAEQDIKDRKDKIAKNLLSQAMQRMAGEYVTEQTITTVHLPDDSMKGRIIGREGRNIRTLESLTGIDVIIDDTPEVVVLSGFDPIRREIARMTLEALIADGRIHPARIEELVEKNRLEMDNRIREYGEAAAYEIGAPNLHPDLIKIMGRLQFRTSYGQNVLRHSVEVGKLAGILAGELGENVDLARRAGFLHDIGKAIDREVDGSHVEIGTEFAKKYKEHPVVVNTIASHHGDVEPESVIAVLVAAADALSSARPGARNESMENYIKRLRDLEEIATSFDGVQNSFALQAGREIRIMVKPEKISDDEVVVLSHKVREKIENNLEYPGNIKVTVIRELRAIDFAK